In Argiope bruennichi chromosome 4, qqArgBrue1.1, whole genome shotgun sequence, a single window of DNA contains:
- the LOC129965543 gene encoding tensin-1-like isoform X10, with protein sequence MKVVAGCEPSSVNYELRSPSLVKGPDKIRRSRSLDRHPTFAMDITYVTERIIVITFPQTETDATYKSNLKEVTRMLRTKHGTNYMVFNLSEKRYDLAKFNNRVFEFGWPPNLAPPLERLCSICKSVDSWLNSDPQNIAVIHSKGDKGRAGVVIAAYMHYSNICASADQALDRFAMKQFFDDKLADSMQPSQKRYVHYFAGLLSGAIRMNNNSLFLHRIIIHGVPNFDSRGGCRPFVKIYQGMQQIYTSGVYSATEKSRKIIISLDAGLQVRGDVFIKCYHKSSRPLARYTIFQLQFHTCTIDSNEVTFEKGELDNACTDSRFTANGKVELLFSSHREDFRGNGSVQDSTMPVESSNDPLVKWDSYENFDLVPEDNLDDVGYLDGITNVLYTEGPLDGSLYATVTKKKYTDVLIHPHLNQDSFNDVEGPHSIDSGISSSSGIRNVDIESHNPSERSTSRTTPYSNFKDEQAELDELVHGMLKEIQSIPDAPVYSTLRPFTSSLSSPSPKNQNFSSITTTTIETENYATPRSTSVPTSIISVNGNKQVFSGSNYKPIESVTYSQKREVFFDDEENTPYHARKSASPFTYSAQSPVGERKRLLSDGHQPLGTSERYRDGPSFSWLQRQQDKLKARKEGRGWDDRHQKEQLLLDELRRTQKKPLANGESFEDISLGLDFSSSSRETSPSKGLSYTLPLHVHTYNGHTSTSQTQPTKPPVYRNTSAPSSPILPQRSSSKDVTRYRYPQFQSQSKTLTRQNSDTSYDRERPFVATRKAHQLAKEQIASNRTSPHNVIASSTIYGNVYSPKPDFSDPGLLGLANSGNKQNTTPDPSAAKLDKLERTLQELSVSSSSTNSPRDARGSPLPYQSTPNKGSYTIDGSSWSPSVIGSSPPSSPSRMDRPVTPAFPVPPGTPYQNQDPTCSTLPPKSPLLSRFSQSYRLAMRDTYNKMNSRRWSCLIESDWTKDRSPSPATLQNMHHDFSAMQRPSSTNGQSSPSVYYGQSRPSSMVSLNESSEVIHHHPMFVKDTSKYWYKPNISREEAINILKDKAPGTFIIRDSNSFPGAYGLALKVATPPPNVPINKSGDPSNELVRHFLIETTSKGVRLKGCQNEPTFGSLSALVYQHSITPLALPCRLVLPEQDLMPDADEQAKNNDSLLEQGAACTVLYLTSVEMESLTGPQAVKKAVTEALAKKPLPSAVPVHFKVSNQGITLTDNTRKLFFRRHYPVKSISHCGLDLEGRKWTQTNEDGVPINTCRIFGFVARKPTSQTDNQCHLFAEHDADQPASAIVHFVTKVMMTETPQTSQMV encoded by the exons AGAAGTCCTTCGCTAGTCAAAGGACCCGATAAGATCAGAAGATCAAG AAGTTTAGATAGGCATCCGACATTTGCAATGGACATCACGTACGTTACAGAGCGTATAATTG TAATAACGTTTCCACAAACGGAAACTGATGCCACGTACAAAAGCAATCTGAAAGAAGTCACACGCATGCTCAGGACTAAGCATGGAACCAATTACATG gTATTTAATCTTTCAGAAAAACGCTACGATCTTGCAAAATTCAATAACAGG GTGTTCGAATTTGGATGGCCCCCAAATCTTGCGCCTCCTCTTGAAAGATTATGTAGTATCTGCAAATCTGTCGACTCTTGGCTCAACAGTGATCCTCAAAATATAGCTGTCATACACTCCAAG GGTGATAAAGGGCGCGCAGGTGTTGTCATCGCCGCATACATGCACTACAGTAACATATGCGCGAG CGCTGATCAAGCCTTGGACAGGTTTGCCATGAAGCAGTTCTTCGACGACAAATTAGCAGATTCTATGCAACCTTCTCAGAAGAG ATACGTCCATTACTTCGCGGGCCTTCTGTCAGGTGCAATACGAATGAATAATAACTCTCTCTTCCTTCATCGTATCATTATTCATGGAGTGCCAAATTTTGATTCCCGGGGAG gTTGCAGGCCTTTCGTAAAAATTTATCAAGGGATGCAGCAAATTTATACATCTGGGGTCTA TTCAGCCACAGAGAAGTCACGAAAAATCATCATCTCTTTGGATGCTGGCTTGCAAGTACGAGGAGACGTGTTCATCAAGTGCTATCACAAGAGCAGCCGCCCTCTTGCGCGGTACACCATCTTCCAGCTGCAGTTCCATACTTGCACCATAGACTCGAATGAGGTGACCTTTGAGAAAGGAGAACTGGATAATGCATGTACAG aTTCTCGCTTTACAGCAAATGGAAAAGTTGAACTTTTGTTTTCTAGCCACCGGGAAGATTTTAGAG gaAATGGGTCTGTACAAGATTCTACAATGCCAGTGGAAAGTTCAAATGATCCATTAGTAAAATGGGATTCTTATGAAAACTTCGATTTAGTCCCAGAAGATAATTTAGATG ATGTTGGTTATCTTGATGGGATTACAAATG TTCTTTATACAGAAGGGCCTTTGGATGGTAGTTTGTATGCTACTGTCACAAAGAAGAAATACACAGATGTATTGATCCATCCCCATTTGAACCAGGATTCTTTTAATGATGTTGAAGGGCCTCATAGTATTGATTCTGGAATTTCATCTAGCTCTGGCATTCGTAATGTTG ATATCGAAAGCCACAATCCATCTGAACGCTCGACGTCAAGAACAACtccatattcaaatttcaaagacGAACAAGCAGAATTGGATGAACTCGTCCATGGAATGTTGAAAGAAATCCAATCAATTCCAGATGCTCCTGTCTACAGCACTCTGAGGCCCTTTACTTCATCATTAAGCAGTCCATCccctaaaaatcaaaatttctctaGCATAACTACAACCACAATAGAAACTGAAAACTATGCTACACCAAGAAGTACCTCTGTGCCAACAAGTATCATCAGTGTGAATGGTAACAAACAAGTCTTCTCTGGCAGTAATTATAAACCAATAGAGAGTGTGACATATTCTCAGAAGAGAGAAGTGTTTTTTGATGATGAAGAGAATACACCGTACCATGCACGAAAGTCAGCATCCCCTTTCACATACAGTGCACAGAGTCCAGTTGGTGAGAGAAAGAGACTTCTTTCGGATGGACATCAACCATTAGGAACGTCTGAGAG GTACAGAGATGGTCCTTCCTTCTCCTGGCTTCAGAGGCAGCAAGACAAGTTGAAAGCCCGTAAAGAAGGGCGTGGGTGGGATGATAGACATCAGAAGGAGCAGCTTTTATTGGATGAATTAAGACGAACACAGAAGAAACCACTCGCCAATGGGGAATCATTTGAAGATATTAGTCTGGGATTAGATTTTTCATCTTCCTCTCGAGAAACATCTCCTTCAAAG GGCCTTAGCTACACTTTGCCTTTACATGTACATACATACAATGGTCATACATCTACTTCACAGACACAGCCTACTAAACCTCCTGTGTATAGAAATACCAGTGCCCCATCCTCACCTATTCTTCCTCAAAGAAGCAGTAGTAAAGATGTCACTCGATACAG ataCCCACAGTTTCAGAGTCAAAGTAAAACTCTTACCAGACAAAATTCTGACACTTCATATGACCGGGAAAGACCTTTTGTTGCTACCAGGAAGGCCCATCAACTGGCCAAAGAACAGATTGCTAGCAATCGTACTTCTCCTCACAATGTAATTGCATCATCAACAATATATGGAAATGTGTATTCGCCTAAACCTGACTTTTCGGATCCAGGGCTTCTAGGCTTAGCCAATTCTGGAAATAAACAGAATACAACACCTGATCCAA gtGCTGCCAAACTTGATAAACTTGAAAGAACTCTTCAAGAGCTGTCAGTTTCCTCGAGTTCAACTAACAGTCCACGAGATGCTCGTGGTTCACCTCTGCCTTATCAGTCTACTCCTAACAAG GGTAGCTACACAATTGATGGTTCATCTTGGTCACCATCAGTCATCGGATCAAGCCCCCCTAGCAGTCCTTCCAGAATGGATAGACCTGTTACTCCAGCTTTCCCTGTACCCCCGGGAACACCCTATCAAAATCaag atccaACGTGTTCAACTCTACCACCAAAGAGCCCTCTGCTGTCACg CTTCTCGCAAAGCTACAGATTAGCTATGAGGgatacatataataaaatgaatagccGTAGATGGTCCTGTTTAATTGAGTCAGACTGGAC TAAGGATCGTAGTCCATCTCCTGCCACTCTACAGAACATGCATCATGATTTCTCTGCAATGCAAAGGCCAAGCAGTACAAACGGTCAGAGTTCACCAAGTGTCTATTATGGTCAATCGAGACCATCAAGTATGGTTTCCCTCAATG agtcTTCTGAAGTAATTCATCACCATCCCATGTTTGTGAAAGATACATCAAAATACTGGTACAAGCCAAATATATCTAGGGAAGAAG ctataaatatattgaaagataAAGCTCCTGGAACTTTTATTATCAGAGATAGTAATTCTTTTCCTGGTGCATATGGCTTAGCCTTGAAAGTGGCCACACCTCCACCTAATGTACCTATTAATAAATCAG GAGATCCATCTAATGAACTTGTTCGTCACTTTTTGATTGAAACAACTTCAAAAGGTGTTCGTTTGAAAGGTTGCCAAAATGAGCCAACATTTG gaagtctgtctgctcTTGTTTATCAGCATTCAATCACACCATTGGCTTTGCCTTGCCGATTGGTATTGCCAGAACAag ATTTGATGCCAGATGCTGATGAACAAGCCAAAAATAATGACTCACTTTTAGAACAAGGAGCAG CCTGCACAGTTCTGTATTTGACTTCCGTGGAGATGGAATCCCTGACAGGCCCTCAGGCTGTCAAGAAAGCTGTGACAGAAGCATTAGCCAAGAAACCTCTACCTTCCGCAGTTCCAGTGCACTTCAAAGTATCCAACCAAGGAATCACTCTGACAGACAATACAAGGAA attattcttCAGACGTCATTACCCAGTGAAATCAATTAGCCATTGTGGATTGGACTTGGAAGGTCGCAAATGGACCCAAA
- the LOC129965543 gene encoding tensin-1-like isoform X11: MDITYVTERIIVITFPQTETDATYKSNLKEVTRMLRTKHGTNYMVFNLSEKRYDLAKFNNRVFEFGWPPNLAPPLERLCSICKSVDSWLNSDPQNIAVIHSKGDKGRAGVVIAAYMHYSNICASADQALDRFAMKQFFDDKLADSMQPSQKRYVHYFAGLLSGAIRMNNNSLFLHRIIIHGVPNFDSRGGCRPFVKIYQGMQQIYTSGVYSATEKSRKIIISLDAGLQVRGDVFIKCYHKSSRPLARYTIFQLQFHTCTIDSNEVTFEKGELDNACTDSRFTANGKVELLFSSHREDFRGNGSVQDSTMPVESSNDPLVKWDSYENFDLVPEDNLDDVGYLDGITNVLYTEGPLDGSLYATVTKKKYTDVLIHPHLNQDSFNDVEGPHSIDSGISSSSGIRNVDIESHNPSERSTSRTTPYSNFKDEQAELDELVHGMLKEIQSIPDAPVYSTLRPFTSSLSSPSPKNQNFSSITTTTIETENYATPRSTSVPTSIISVNGNKQVFSGSNYKPIESVTYSQKREVFFDDEENTPYHARKSASPFTYSAQSPVGERKRLLSDGHQPLGTSERYRDGPSFSWLQRQQDKLKARKEGRGWDDRHQKEQLLLDELRRTQKKPLANGESFEDISLGLDFSSSSRETSPSKGLSYTLPLHVHTYNGHTSTSQTQPTKPPVYRNTSAPSSPILPQRSSSKDVTRYRYPQFQSQSKTLTRQNSDTSYDRERPFVATRKAHQLAKEQIASNRTSPHNVIASSTIYGNVYSPKPDFSDPGLLGLANSGNKQNTTPDPSAAKLDKLERTLQELSVSSSSTNSPRDARGSPLPYQSTPNKGSYTIDGSSWSPSVIGSSPPSSPSRMDRPVTPAFPVPPGTPYQNQDPTCSTLPPKSPLLSRFSQSYRLAMRDTYNKMNSRRWSCLIESDWTKDRSPSPATLQNMHHDFSAMQRPSSTNGQSSPSVYYGQSRPSSMVSLNESSEVIHHHPMFVKDTSKYWYKPNISREEAINILKDKAPGTFIIRDSNSFPGAYGLALKVATPPPNVPINKSGDPSNELVRHFLIETTSKGVRLKGCQNEPTFGSLSALVYQHSITPLALPCRLVLPEQDLMPDADEQAKNNDSLLEQGAACTVLYLTSVEMESLTGPQAVKKAVTEALAKKPLPSAVPVHFKVSNQGITLTDNTRKLFFRRHYPVKSISHCGLDLEGRKWTQTNEDGVPINTCRIFGFVARKPTSQTDNQCHLFAEHDADQPASAIVHFVTKVMMTETPQTSQMV, encoded by the exons ATGGACATCACGTACGTTACAGAGCGTATAATTG TAATAACGTTTCCACAAACGGAAACTGATGCCACGTACAAAAGCAATCTGAAAGAAGTCACACGCATGCTCAGGACTAAGCATGGAACCAATTACATG gTATTTAATCTTTCAGAAAAACGCTACGATCTTGCAAAATTCAATAACAGG GTGTTCGAATTTGGATGGCCCCCAAATCTTGCGCCTCCTCTTGAAAGATTATGTAGTATCTGCAAATCTGTCGACTCTTGGCTCAACAGTGATCCTCAAAATATAGCTGTCATACACTCCAAG GGTGATAAAGGGCGCGCAGGTGTTGTCATCGCCGCATACATGCACTACAGTAACATATGCGCGAG CGCTGATCAAGCCTTGGACAGGTTTGCCATGAAGCAGTTCTTCGACGACAAATTAGCAGATTCTATGCAACCTTCTCAGAAGAG ATACGTCCATTACTTCGCGGGCCTTCTGTCAGGTGCAATACGAATGAATAATAACTCTCTCTTCCTTCATCGTATCATTATTCATGGAGTGCCAAATTTTGATTCCCGGGGAG gTTGCAGGCCTTTCGTAAAAATTTATCAAGGGATGCAGCAAATTTATACATCTGGGGTCTA TTCAGCCACAGAGAAGTCACGAAAAATCATCATCTCTTTGGATGCTGGCTTGCAAGTACGAGGAGACGTGTTCATCAAGTGCTATCACAAGAGCAGCCGCCCTCTTGCGCGGTACACCATCTTCCAGCTGCAGTTCCATACTTGCACCATAGACTCGAATGAGGTGACCTTTGAGAAAGGAGAACTGGATAATGCATGTACAG aTTCTCGCTTTACAGCAAATGGAAAAGTTGAACTTTTGTTTTCTAGCCACCGGGAAGATTTTAGAG gaAATGGGTCTGTACAAGATTCTACAATGCCAGTGGAAAGTTCAAATGATCCATTAGTAAAATGGGATTCTTATGAAAACTTCGATTTAGTCCCAGAAGATAATTTAGATG ATGTTGGTTATCTTGATGGGATTACAAATG TTCTTTATACAGAAGGGCCTTTGGATGGTAGTTTGTATGCTACTGTCACAAAGAAGAAATACACAGATGTATTGATCCATCCCCATTTGAACCAGGATTCTTTTAATGATGTTGAAGGGCCTCATAGTATTGATTCTGGAATTTCATCTAGCTCTGGCATTCGTAATGTTG ATATCGAAAGCCACAATCCATCTGAACGCTCGACGTCAAGAACAACtccatattcaaatttcaaagacGAACAAGCAGAATTGGATGAACTCGTCCATGGAATGTTGAAAGAAATCCAATCAATTCCAGATGCTCCTGTCTACAGCACTCTGAGGCCCTTTACTTCATCATTAAGCAGTCCATCccctaaaaatcaaaatttctctaGCATAACTACAACCACAATAGAAACTGAAAACTATGCTACACCAAGAAGTACCTCTGTGCCAACAAGTATCATCAGTGTGAATGGTAACAAACAAGTCTTCTCTGGCAGTAATTATAAACCAATAGAGAGTGTGACATATTCTCAGAAGAGAGAAGTGTTTTTTGATGATGAAGAGAATACACCGTACCATGCACGAAAGTCAGCATCCCCTTTCACATACAGTGCACAGAGTCCAGTTGGTGAGAGAAAGAGACTTCTTTCGGATGGACATCAACCATTAGGAACGTCTGAGAG GTACAGAGATGGTCCTTCCTTCTCCTGGCTTCAGAGGCAGCAAGACAAGTTGAAAGCCCGTAAAGAAGGGCGTGGGTGGGATGATAGACATCAGAAGGAGCAGCTTTTATTGGATGAATTAAGACGAACACAGAAGAAACCACTCGCCAATGGGGAATCATTTGAAGATATTAGTCTGGGATTAGATTTTTCATCTTCCTCTCGAGAAACATCTCCTTCAAAG GGCCTTAGCTACACTTTGCCTTTACATGTACATACATACAATGGTCATACATCTACTTCACAGACACAGCCTACTAAACCTCCTGTGTATAGAAATACCAGTGCCCCATCCTCACCTATTCTTCCTCAAAGAAGCAGTAGTAAAGATGTCACTCGATACAG ataCCCACAGTTTCAGAGTCAAAGTAAAACTCTTACCAGACAAAATTCTGACACTTCATATGACCGGGAAAGACCTTTTGTTGCTACCAGGAAGGCCCATCAACTGGCCAAAGAACAGATTGCTAGCAATCGTACTTCTCCTCACAATGTAATTGCATCATCAACAATATATGGAAATGTGTATTCGCCTAAACCTGACTTTTCGGATCCAGGGCTTCTAGGCTTAGCCAATTCTGGAAATAAACAGAATACAACACCTGATCCAA gtGCTGCCAAACTTGATAAACTTGAAAGAACTCTTCAAGAGCTGTCAGTTTCCTCGAGTTCAACTAACAGTCCACGAGATGCTCGTGGTTCACCTCTGCCTTATCAGTCTACTCCTAACAAG GGTAGCTACACAATTGATGGTTCATCTTGGTCACCATCAGTCATCGGATCAAGCCCCCCTAGCAGTCCTTCCAGAATGGATAGACCTGTTACTCCAGCTTTCCCTGTACCCCCGGGAACACCCTATCAAAATCaag atccaACGTGTTCAACTCTACCACCAAAGAGCCCTCTGCTGTCACg CTTCTCGCAAAGCTACAGATTAGCTATGAGGgatacatataataaaatgaatagccGTAGATGGTCCTGTTTAATTGAGTCAGACTGGAC TAAGGATCGTAGTCCATCTCCTGCCACTCTACAGAACATGCATCATGATTTCTCTGCAATGCAAAGGCCAAGCAGTACAAACGGTCAGAGTTCACCAAGTGTCTATTATGGTCAATCGAGACCATCAAGTATGGTTTCCCTCAATG agtcTTCTGAAGTAATTCATCACCATCCCATGTTTGTGAAAGATACATCAAAATACTGGTACAAGCCAAATATATCTAGGGAAGAAG ctataaatatattgaaagataAAGCTCCTGGAACTTTTATTATCAGAGATAGTAATTCTTTTCCTGGTGCATATGGCTTAGCCTTGAAAGTGGCCACACCTCCACCTAATGTACCTATTAATAAATCAG GAGATCCATCTAATGAACTTGTTCGTCACTTTTTGATTGAAACAACTTCAAAAGGTGTTCGTTTGAAAGGTTGCCAAAATGAGCCAACATTTG gaagtctgtctgctcTTGTTTATCAGCATTCAATCACACCATTGGCTTTGCCTTGCCGATTGGTATTGCCAGAACAag ATTTGATGCCAGATGCTGATGAACAAGCCAAAAATAATGACTCACTTTTAGAACAAGGAGCAG CCTGCACAGTTCTGTATTTGACTTCCGTGGAGATGGAATCCCTGACAGGCCCTCAGGCTGTCAAGAAAGCTGTGACAGAAGCATTAGCCAAGAAACCTCTACCTTCCGCAGTTCCAGTGCACTTCAAAGTATCCAACCAAGGAATCACTCTGACAGACAATACAAGGAA attattcttCAGACGTCATTACCCAGTGAAATCAATTAGCCATTGTGGATTGGACTTGGAAGGTCGCAAATGGACCCAAA
- the LOC129965543 gene encoding tensin-1-like isoform X7 gives MGCFKSKKLNSRTSYVPLSNARDASPNCRCSCHRKKVVAGCEPSSVNYELRSPSLVKGPDKIRRSRSLDRHPTFAMDITYVTERIIVITFPQTETDATYKSNLKEVTRMLRTKHGTNYMVFNLSEKRYDLAKFNNRVFEFGWPPNLAPPLERLCSICKSVDSWLNSDPQNIAVIHSKGDKGRAGVVIAAYMHYSNICASADQALDRFAMKQFFDDKLADSMQPSQKRYVHYFAGLLSGAIRMNNNSLFLHRIIIHGVPNFDSRGGCRPFVKIYQGMQQIYTSGVYSATEKSRKIIISLDAGLQVRGDVFIKCYHKSSRPLARYTIFQLQFHTCTIDSNEVTFEKGELDNACTDSRFTANGKVELLFSSHREDFRGNGSVQDSTMPVESSNDPLVKWDSYENFDLVPEDNLDDVGYLDGITNVLYTEGPLDGSLYATVTKKKYTDVLIHPHLNQDSFNDVEGPHSIDSGISSSSGIRNVDIESHNPSERSTSRTTPYSNFKDEQAELDELVHGMLKEIQSIPDAPVYSTLRPFTSSLSSPSPKNQNFSSITTTTIETENYATPRSTSVPTSIISVNGNKQVFSGSNYKPIESVTYSQKREVFFDDEENTPYHARKSASPFTYSAQSPVGERKRLLSDGHQPLGTSERYRDGPSFSWLQRQQDKLKARKEGRGWDDRHQKEQLLLDELRRTQKKPLANGESFEDISLGLDFSSSSRETSPSKGLSYTLPLHVHTYNGHTSTSQTQPTKPPVYRNTSAPSSPILPQRSSSKDVTRYRYPQFQSQSKTLTRQNSDTSYDRERPFVATRKAHQLAKEQIASNRTSPHNVIASSTIYGNVYSPKPDFSDPGLLGLANSGNKQNTTPDPSAAKLDKLERTLQELSVSSSSTNSPRDARGSPLPYQSTPNKGSYTIDGSSWSPSVIGSSPPSSPSRMDRPVTPAFPVPPGTPYQNQDPTCSTLPPKSPLLSRFSQSYRLAMRDTYNKMNSRRWSCLIESDWTKDRSPSPATLQNMHHDFSAMQRPSSTNGQSSPSVYYGQSRPSSMVSLNESSEVIHHHPMFVKDTSKYWYKPNISREEAINILKDKAPGTFIIRDSNSFPGAYGLALKVATPPPNVPINKSGDPSNELVRHFLIETTSKGVRLKGCQNEPTFGSLSALVYQHSITPLALPCRLVLPEQDLMPDADEQAKNNDSLLEQGAACTVLYLTSVEMESLTGPQAVKKAVTEALAKKPLPSAVPVHFKVSNQGITLTDNTRKLFFRRHYPVKSISHCGLDLEGRKWTQTNEDGVPINTCRIFGFVARKPTSQTDNQCHLFAEHDADQPASAIVHFVTKVMMTETPQTSQMV, from the exons AGAAGTCCTTCGCTAGTCAAAGGACCCGATAAGATCAGAAGATCAAG AAGTTTAGATAGGCATCCGACATTTGCAATGGACATCACGTACGTTACAGAGCGTATAATTG TAATAACGTTTCCACAAACGGAAACTGATGCCACGTACAAAAGCAATCTGAAAGAAGTCACACGCATGCTCAGGACTAAGCATGGAACCAATTACATG gTATTTAATCTTTCAGAAAAACGCTACGATCTTGCAAAATTCAATAACAGG GTGTTCGAATTTGGATGGCCCCCAAATCTTGCGCCTCCTCTTGAAAGATTATGTAGTATCTGCAAATCTGTCGACTCTTGGCTCAACAGTGATCCTCAAAATATAGCTGTCATACACTCCAAG GGTGATAAAGGGCGCGCAGGTGTTGTCATCGCCGCATACATGCACTACAGTAACATATGCGCGAG CGCTGATCAAGCCTTGGACAGGTTTGCCATGAAGCAGTTCTTCGACGACAAATTAGCAGATTCTATGCAACCTTCTCAGAAGAG ATACGTCCATTACTTCGCGGGCCTTCTGTCAGGTGCAATACGAATGAATAATAACTCTCTCTTCCTTCATCGTATCATTATTCATGGAGTGCCAAATTTTGATTCCCGGGGAG gTTGCAGGCCTTTCGTAAAAATTTATCAAGGGATGCAGCAAATTTATACATCTGGGGTCTA TTCAGCCACAGAGAAGTCACGAAAAATCATCATCTCTTTGGATGCTGGCTTGCAAGTACGAGGAGACGTGTTCATCAAGTGCTATCACAAGAGCAGCCGCCCTCTTGCGCGGTACACCATCTTCCAGCTGCAGTTCCATACTTGCACCATAGACTCGAATGAGGTGACCTTTGAGAAAGGAGAACTGGATAATGCATGTACAG aTTCTCGCTTTACAGCAAATGGAAAAGTTGAACTTTTGTTTTCTAGCCACCGGGAAGATTTTAGAG gaAATGGGTCTGTACAAGATTCTACAATGCCAGTGGAAAGTTCAAATGATCCATTAGTAAAATGGGATTCTTATGAAAACTTCGATTTAGTCCCAGAAGATAATTTAGATG ATGTTGGTTATCTTGATGGGATTACAAATG TTCTTTATACAGAAGGGCCTTTGGATGGTAGTTTGTATGCTACTGTCACAAAGAAGAAATACACAGATGTATTGATCCATCCCCATTTGAACCAGGATTCTTTTAATGATGTTGAAGGGCCTCATAGTATTGATTCTGGAATTTCATCTAGCTCTGGCATTCGTAATGTTG ATATCGAAAGCCACAATCCATCTGAACGCTCGACGTCAAGAACAACtccatattcaaatttcaaagacGAACAAGCAGAATTGGATGAACTCGTCCATGGAATGTTGAAAGAAATCCAATCAATTCCAGATGCTCCTGTCTACAGCACTCTGAGGCCCTTTACTTCATCATTAAGCAGTCCATCccctaaaaatcaaaatttctctaGCATAACTACAACCACAATAGAAACTGAAAACTATGCTACACCAAGAAGTACCTCTGTGCCAACAAGTATCATCAGTGTGAATGGTAACAAACAAGTCTTCTCTGGCAGTAATTATAAACCAATAGAGAGTGTGACATATTCTCAGAAGAGAGAAGTGTTTTTTGATGATGAAGAGAATACACCGTACCATGCACGAAAGTCAGCATCCCCTTTCACATACAGTGCACAGAGTCCAGTTGGTGAGAGAAAGAGACTTCTTTCGGATGGACATCAACCATTAGGAACGTCTGAGAG GTACAGAGATGGTCCTTCCTTCTCCTGGCTTCAGAGGCAGCAAGACAAGTTGAAAGCCCGTAAAGAAGGGCGTGGGTGGGATGATAGACATCAGAAGGAGCAGCTTTTATTGGATGAATTAAGACGAACACAGAAGAAACCACTCGCCAATGGGGAATCATTTGAAGATATTAGTCTGGGATTAGATTTTTCATCTTCCTCTCGAGAAACATCTCCTTCAAAG GGCCTTAGCTACACTTTGCCTTTACATGTACATACATACAATGGTCATACATCTACTTCACAGACACAGCCTACTAAACCTCCTGTGTATAGAAATACCAGTGCCCCATCCTCACCTATTCTTCCTCAAAGAAGCAGTAGTAAAGATGTCACTCGATACAG ataCCCACAGTTTCAGAGTCAAAGTAAAACTCTTACCAGACAAAATTCTGACACTTCATATGACCGGGAAAGACCTTTTGTTGCTACCAGGAAGGCCCATCAACTGGCCAAAGAACAGATTGCTAGCAATCGTACTTCTCCTCACAATGTAATTGCATCATCAACAATATATGGAAATGTGTATTCGCCTAAACCTGACTTTTCGGATCCAGGGCTTCTAGGCTTAGCCAATTCTGGAAATAAACAGAATACAACACCTGATCCAA gtGCTGCCAAACTTGATAAACTTGAAAGAACTCTTCAAGAGCTGTCAGTTTCCTCGAGTTCAACTAACAGTCCACGAGATGCTCGTGGTTCACCTCTGCCTTATCAGTCTACTCCTAACAAG GGTAGCTACACAATTGATGGTTCATCTTGGTCACCATCAGTCATCGGATCAAGCCCCCCTAGCAGTCCTTCCAGAATGGATAGACCTGTTACTCCAGCTTTCCCTGTACCCCCGGGAACACCCTATCAAAATCaag atccaACGTGTTCAACTCTACCACCAAAGAGCCCTCTGCTGTCACg CTTCTCGCAAAGCTACAGATTAGCTATGAGGgatacatataataaaatgaatagccGTAGATGGTCCTGTTTAATTGAGTCAGACTGGAC TAAGGATCGTAGTCCATCTCCTGCCACTCTACAGAACATGCATCATGATTTCTCTGCAATGCAAAGGCCAAGCAGTACAAACGGTCAGAGTTCACCAAGTGTCTATTATGGTCAATCGAGACCATCAAGTATGGTTTCCCTCAATG agtcTTCTGAAGTAATTCATCACCATCCCATGTTTGTGAAAGATACATCAAAATACTGGTACAAGCCAAATATATCTAGGGAAGAAG ctataaatatattgaaagataAAGCTCCTGGAACTTTTATTATCAGAGATAGTAATTCTTTTCCTGGTGCATATGGCTTAGCCTTGAAAGTGGCCACACCTCCACCTAATGTACCTATTAATAAATCAG GAGATCCATCTAATGAACTTGTTCGTCACTTTTTGATTGAAACAACTTCAAAAGGTGTTCGTTTGAAAGGTTGCCAAAATGAGCCAACATTTG gaagtctgtctgctcTTGTTTATCAGCATTCAATCACACCATTGGCTTTGCCTTGCCGATTGGTATTGCCAGAACAag ATTTGATGCCAGATGCTGATGAACAAGCCAAAAATAATGACTCACTTTTAGAACAAGGAGCAG CCTGCACAGTTCTGTATTTGACTTCCGTGGAGATGGAATCCCTGACAGGCCCTCAGGCTGTCAAGAAAGCTGTGACAGAAGCATTAGCCAAGAAACCTCTACCTTCCGCAGTTCCAGTGCACTTCAAAGTATCCAACCAAGGAATCACTCTGACAGACAATACAAGGAA attattcttCAGACGTCATTACCCAGTGAAATCAATTAGCCATTGTGGATTGGACTTGGAAGGTCGCAAATGGACCCAAA